The Populus alba chromosome 4, ASM523922v2, whole genome shotgun sequence genome contains a region encoding:
- the LOC118050838 gene encoding uncharacterized protein: protein MGNCASPQYKEKVAGGGLNRTSPAKIVHIDGRLQEFREPIKASNVLSLNPNSFLCSSESMYIDRRLPQVPDDEELQVGQLYFLMPLSKSKTPLSLQELCVLASKANASLAQSDMGSSQKKHYRVWIDVALKFWPVINGAVRFRFAAT from the coding sequence ATGGGCAATTGTGCATCGCCTCAGTACAAGGAAAAGGTTGCCGGCGGTGGTCTAAACCGGACATCTCCGGCCAAAATAGTTCACATAGATGGAAGGCTACAGGAATTCAGAGAGCCAATCAAAGCCAGCAACGTACTCTCCCTGAACCCCAACAGCTTCCTCTGCAGTTCGGAATCCATGTACATTGATCGTCGGCTGCCCCAAGTGCCGGATGACGAGGAGCTTCAAGTGGGTCAACTTTATTTCCTCATGCCACTATCCAAGTCAAAAACCCCATTATCCCTGCAAGAATTATGCGTCCTTGCTAGTAAAGCTAACGCCTCTCTTGCTCAATCGGACATGGGGTCTTCGCAGAAAAAACATTACCGTGTTTGGATAGATGTGGCACTAAAATTCTGGCCGGTGATCAACGGTGCTGTAAGATTCCGATTCGCAGCGACATAA
- the LOC118040097 gene encoding LOW QUALITY PROTEIN: ABSCISIC ACID-INSENSITIVE 5-like protein 7 (The sequence of the model RefSeq protein was modified relative to this genomic sequence to represent the inferred CDS: deleted 1 base in 1 codon) — MDSQWDYKNFGNAPPGQSSVTKPQENPSLIRQSSVYSLTFDEFQNTWGGGLRKDFGSMNMEELLKNIWTAEETQAMTNTLGVGSERSAPGGNLQRQGSLTLPRTLSQKTVDELWRDLIKETSGGAEDGSGSAGSNLPQRQQTLGETTLEEFLVRAGVVREDTQQLGRPNNSGFFGELSLLNNNNNNDSSLAIGFQQPNGNNGLMGTRRMENNGNLVANQPSSLTLDAGGIRPTQQLQQSLQLSQQQQQLLFPKPAATVAFASPLHLSNSAQLASPGVRRSVVGIADRSVNNGLAHSGGMGIVSLATGGVTIATGSSANRVSPDVITKSNADTSSLSPVPYVFSRGRKASTALEKVAERRQRRMIKNRESAARSRTLKQAHTQELEAEVAKLKELNEVLLRKQAEIIEKQQNQFFETKKAQWGGKRQCLRRTVTGPW; from the exons atGGACTCTCAATGGGACTACAAGAACTTTGGAAATGCCCCACCAGGACAAAGCAGCGTCACAAAGCCACAAGAGAATCCTTCGTTGATCCGCCAGTCTTCAGTATACTCGTTAACCTTCGATGAGTTCCAAAATACCTGGGGCGGTGGGCTGCGGAAGGATTTTGGATCAATGAACATGGAAGAACTATTGAAAAACATATGGACTGCCGAAGAGACTCAAGCAATGACAAATACACTTGGTGTGGGGAGTGAAAGAAGTGCCCCGGGTGGGAATTTGCAGAGACAAGGATCTTTAACTTTGCCTAGGACACTAAGTCAAAAGACTGTTGATGAGCTTTGGAGAGACCTGATCAAAGAAACTAGTGGTGGTGCTGAAGATGGGAGTGGTAGTGCGGGATCCAATTTACCACAAAGGCAACAGACTTTAGGAGAGACAACTTTGGAGGAGTTCTTGGTTAGGGCCGGGGTAGTGAGAGAGGATACTCAACAACTTGGAAGGCCTAATAATAGTGGATTCTTTGGTGAACTATCGCTgctaaacaacaacaacaacaacgactCTAGTTTGGCCATTGGGTTTCAACAGCCAAATGGAAACAATGGGCTCATGGGAACTCGGAGAATGGAGAACAATGGTAATTTAGTTGCTAACCAGCCTTCTAGTTTAACACTCGATGCAGGTGGAATCAGACCCACTCAGCAACTACAGCAGTCACTGCAGCTgtcacagcagcagcagcagctgctcTTCCCCAAGCCTGCAGCAACTGTGGCATTTGCATCCCCTTTACATTTGTCAAACAGTGCTCAGCTTGCTAGCCCTGGAGTGAGACGATCGGTTGTTGGAATTGCAGACCGATCTGTGAACAATGGTCTAGCTCACAGTGGAGGAATGGGAATTGTTAGTTTAGCAACTGGAGGCGTTACAATTGCAACAGGATCTTCTGCAAATAGGGTATCACCGGATGTGATTACAAAGAGTAATGCTGATACATCTTCACTATCGCCAGTTCCATATGTATTTAGCCGGGGAAGAAAAGCCAGCACAGCTCTGGAGAAGGTTGCTGAGAGAAGGCAGAGGAGAATGATTAAAAACAGAGAATCAGCTGCAAGATCACGGACTCTCAAGCAG GCCCATACACAAGAGCTGGAAGCTGAAGTTGCAAAACTCAAAGAACTGAACGAAGTATTACTGAGAAAACAG GCTGAAATAATTGAAAAGCAGCAAAATCAG TTCTTCGAGACGAAGAAAGCACAA TGGGGAGGTAAAAGACAATGCTTGCGAAGGACAGTGACAGGGCCTTGGTAG